A genomic window from Chrysiogenia bacterium includes:
- a CDS encoding GatB/YqeY domain-containing protein, translating to MSEILNRITEDTKAAMKAGKKDELSVLRMISSEAKNKRIEAKVEALTDDQMIEVLSSAKKRRAEAAETYDKGGRAELAEKERAEMVVIERYLPTQLSDEELGKVVADAIAKTGASSPKDMGKVIGMVMGQIKGQADGSRVSALVKSKLTG from the coding sequence ATGAGCGAAATATTGAACCGCATCACCGAGGACACGAAGGCCGCCATGAAGGCCGGGAAGAAGGACGAGCTCTCGGTGCTTCGGATGATTTCCTCCGAGGCAAAGAACAAGCGAATCGAAGCCAAGGTCGAAGCCCTCACCGACGACCAGATGATCGAGGTGCTCAGCTCCGCCAAGAAACGGCGCGCCGAAGCAGCCGAGACCTACGACAAGGGCGGCCGCGCCGAGCTGGCCGAGAAGGAACGCGCGGAGATGGTGGTGATCGAACGCTACCTGCCGACGCAGCTCTCGGACGAAGAGCTCGGGAAAGTCGTCGCCGACGCCATCGCCAAGACCGGCGCGTCGAGTCCCAAGGACATGGGCAAGGTTATCGGCATGGTCATGGGTCAGATCAAGGGCCAGGCCGATGGCTCACGGGTGAGCGCACTGGTGAAGAGCAAGCTGACCGGCTGA